Proteins from one Podospora pseudoanserina strain CBS 124.78 chromosome 1, whole genome shotgun sequence genomic window:
- a CDS encoding hypothetical protein (antiSMASH:Cluster_4; EggNog:ENOG503P698) — MAAFERDEAKCLYYAAFASHLHRQAFDFIYWFLFILVVSMLFLSSWKYSGDMEKVSDLEPGCPEYKKKMKRCFYVCALYSSISVVAVVMEVYALLALQFCDGEDLMSLYWSTWTMLQVGSLIAIFGILLAVYNSVRARKNPPWALALGTPVLVVAGIGHALHSSVRRRAERMRSRSRSRARHRAVSNCSSSRMELNGVPISREQTLFGEESEKEDGEIPGKLVGYTPDGSPIIRFTEDPGRIGADRGEVICRGEGGHVIVAFRKGMTTIINGAISSPPPAALLPVPMTSPGPSYSSAGLTVPPRSPVVKIELPTTGRTTPTPEPRATPPTLLPRDSPV, encoded by the exons atggccgccttTGAGCGAGACGAGGCCAAATGTCTATACTATGCAGCATTTGCCTCGCACCTGCACCGGCAGGCCTTTGACTTTATCTACTGGTTTCTCTTCATCCTTGTTGTCTCCATGCTCTTTTTGTCGTCATGGAAATACAGCGG TGATATGGAAAAGGTCTCAGACCTGGAGCCGGGATGCCCAGAatacaagaagaagatgaaacGGTGCTTCTATGTCTGCGCGCTCTATTCCAGTATCTCGGTTGTTGCCGTTGTGATGGAGGTATATGCCCTGTTGGCCTTGCAATTTTGCGATGGAGAGGACCTCATGTCGCTATATTGGTCAACATGGACCATGTTGCAAGTTGGGTCACTGATTGCCATCTTTGGTATTCTCCTTGCGGTCTACAACAGCGTTCGCGCTAGGAAGAACCC CCCTTGGGCGTTGGCATTGGGTACTCCTGTACTTGTCGTTGCCGGCATCGGTCACGCGCTTCACAGCTCGGTACGCAGGCGGGCTGAAAGGATGCGGTCTAGGAGCCGGAGCAGGGCTCGCCATCGTGCCGTGTCAAACTGCAGCTCCAGTCGCATGGAACTGAATGGTGTGCCAATCAGCAGAGA ACAAACACTCTTTGGCGAGGAGAGCGAGAAGGAAGACGGCGAAATCCCAGGAAAGCTCGTCGGATACACCCCGGACGGATCCCCGATTATCAGATTCACGGAAGACCCGGGGAGGATCGGGGCAGATCGGGGCGAGGTCATCTGCAGAGGCGAGGGCGGCCACGTCATTGTCGCTTTCCGGAAGGGGATGACGACGATCATCAACGGCGCAATCTCGAGCCCGCCGCCGGCTGCCCTGCTACCCGTACCCATGACCAGTCCCGGGCCGAGTTATTCTTCTGCCGGTCTTACAGTACCGCCCCGATCGCCGGTCGTCAAGATAGAATTGCCAACCACTGGGAGGACGACGCCGACGCCAGAGCCTCGTGCGACACCACCGACGTTGCTGCCGAGGGATTCCCCTGTATGA
- a CDS encoding hypothetical protein (EggNog:ENOG503NZJR; antiSMASH:Cluster_4), with translation MLRRPYQAGLGLQVCQACELVSGRQSMRTAKRSFVTLHPSRRLANLSPPKPTWTIATRSFGTSQTCLKSKRQQTPQSTTQNPSPSPSTSAHASSPVGDQDVPDLEEIMAAVDRTTRKFTAHSGIPSEHMTLTALRACAQTDVRQAADTQTSHSAVAAAEDRPVSRLLGLEGDAAKAGQSSTSTTVSVLRPEDVVDKVSEAAYAIVAHPAVVITPQVLEEYVRLQARLGRPQTLPQVLGLYGSKPTPKEVSGSIRYTDSNPGRASKAVDPAVAEAALNAAIEADNLEAAIGVVEATYSSKSYLRAKVIRKGLLPAGLAGAVPLALYLLASEFAQFQSAWDHASATKIAFAGALCYVGFTGTIGMVAAFTANDQMKRVTWAIGTPLGHRWLYEDERAALDKIACAFGFSEEHRYGEEEGEEYLWLREYLLSRSMILDAVDLMEGMN, from the coding sequence ATGCTTCGTCGGCCGTACCAAGCCGGGCTGGGCCTGCAAGTCTGCCAGGCTTGTGAGCTTGTCTCTGGCAGACAATCGATGCGCACAGCCAAGCGTAGCTTCGTGACACTACATCCCAGCAGACGCTTGGCCAActtatcaccaccaaagcctACCTGGACGATCGCCACTCGCTCCTTTGGGACCTCGCAGACATGTCTAAAATCAAAACGCCAGCAGACACCGCAAAGTACTACCCAGAACCCAAGCCCCTCGCCAAGCACGTCGGCCCACGCCAGCTCACCGGTGGGGGACCAGGATGTGCCAGATTTGGAAGAGATCATGGCTGCCGTTGACCGTACCACCAGGAAATTCACTGCCCATTCGGGGATCCCCTCTGAGCACATGACGCTCACAGCGCTGCGGGCTTGTGCGCAGACGGATGTCAGGCAAGCAGCAGACACCCAGACCAGTCATTCTGCCGTTGCTGCGGCCGAAGACAGGCCTGTCTCGAGActcttgggcttggaaggtgATGCCGCAAAGGCTGGCCAATCTAGCACCTCTACTACAGTTTCTGTGCTACGGCCGGAGGACGTTGTCGACAAGGTATCGGAAGCGGCATATGCGATCGTCGCTCATCCCGCGGTTGTTATCACCCCGCAAGTGCTGGAGGAATATGTTCGACTTCAGGCTCGCCTTGGCAGACCGCAGACACTGCCACAAGTCTTGGGTCTCTACGGCAGCAAACCCACGCCCAAGGAAGTGTCTGGTTCCATCCGCTACACCGATTCCAACCCGGGGAGAGCGAGCAAGGCCGTGGATCCTGCCGTTGCTGAAGCTGCTCTCAATGCGGCGATCGAGGCCGATAATCTCGAGGCTGCTATTGGGGTTGTGGAAGCAACATACTCTTCCAAATCCTATCTGCGCGCAAAAGTTATTAGGAAAGGGCTCCTTCCTGCAGGTCTAGCTGGTGCCGTGCCCTTAGCGCTCTATCTCCTGGCCTCTGAGTTTGCCCAGTTTCAGTCAGCCTGGGACCATGCGAGCGCCACCAAGATTGCCTTTGCTGGCGCCCTTTGTTATGTTGGATTTACCGGCACAATCGGGATGGTTGCGGCCTTTACAGCCAATGATCAGATGAAGCGGGTTACGTGGGCTATAGGAACACCTTTGGGCCACCGATGGCTCTACGAGGACGAAAGAGCGGCCCTCGACAAGATTGCGTGTGCTTTCGGATTCTCAGAGGAGCACCGGtacggtgaggaggagggggaggagtatcTCTGGCTCCGGGAGTACTTATTGAGCAGGTCTATGATCCTGGATGCGGTGGACCTGATGGAGGGTATGAACTAG